A section of the Polyangium spumosum genome encodes:
- a CDS encoding tetratricopeptide repeat protein — translation MRLAIVATPSPLSDMRAPPGALDGDILRSRLPSDDTAFEVVDIDPLVDLAEQLDTLFEARKPGPEDEILFYVSSPVAVSVDGEFFLCLDPENPQTGDALADVVAVFQDHVSGPVLFVLECRHAPAPADPFRSATVVAAAKDAVNPSRSGIELLIAARPLSHGVEERPSPFTRALIGALDDADIERGLLARMLYERIKEGIVGAVPCFAHARGWTPFALIPVPVGSPIWKDAGVLALADAPSTLDAEALGLGERLEEVTLESEAAEALLGGLGKPLTRVEAVDAPPLGAHASEMSPPSVDVVLDDAAFGEGGPATTLRSRIMPSSASPEPTTPEPTRPEPLPEVSPEAAPIELRSDPPAAYAEATLPEDRSFTRQEESVPRVIIHEPAPPSVAPATTPSPQVEGIVSAPAPRISVVPAEPSAPSASPRASSPPPEPVASPETPPAVETSPAVRHRDVGDAMLASKDHEGALGEYRKALGHLAPGDTEERAELYVRLATAKWGQEKRKEAISNLDKALTLRPEYRPALEALVVLNVAERDFRAVHAAEERLLATLTSETERFEHLMEFGERWESIGSDPGRARTSFERARDIRPEDLLVLGKLRRLYEHASEIDKAIETRRRIAELTPVPRDRAATYLELATYCQDIDREELAIEMLELAIDSDSSMLEPLDTLARILSERQEWSQLEAIYRRALSRLDRLPQGEARRRAAWEIGRRLGLLFRDHLEDPTVALAYFERSVDERPEDLGGHLVVADLARTLGRHERALVHLRDAAKLDPQRAQSFHDLFDVAQKLRQPDAAYAAAVVTTHLGVAESRERFLHDEHKPNGVPRFLSAMPAEGWDLLRDERRDTLTEGVLEAIASAAIAARLEQLASEGRLPALDPSQKQDLQRSTISIVRSFAWGSHFLGVMPPAVYVREDAAVSLVAIPAEEATVLAGQHALRGRTLAELAFLVGRHLTYHVGHHRLLLFYPSLEELSACFVSAIAIALPDEPIPAKVRDVVLAYKPLFEAHLDEERRAALEQAVSAFAGANVRPDLPRWAAAVERCATRAGYMLCGSLEVASTLLRAEPRGTLDAETKIVDLIGFTVSEAHGTLREAMGISVQP, via the coding sequence ATGCGCTTGGCGATCGTCGCGACGCCCTCGCCCCTCTCCGACATGCGCGCGCCGCCTGGCGCGCTCGACGGCGACATCCTCCGATCACGTCTCCCCTCGGACGACACGGCGTTCGAGGTGGTGGACATCGATCCGCTCGTGGATCTCGCCGAGCAGCTCGACACGCTCTTCGAGGCGCGCAAGCCGGGCCCGGAGGACGAGATCCTCTTCTACGTCTCGAGCCCCGTCGCGGTCTCGGTCGACGGCGAGTTTTTTCTCTGCCTCGATCCCGAGAACCCGCAGACGGGCGACGCGCTCGCCGACGTGGTCGCGGTCTTTCAGGATCACGTCTCGGGGCCGGTGCTCTTCGTGCTCGAGTGTCGTCACGCGCCTGCGCCGGCCGATCCGTTCCGCAGCGCGACCGTGGTCGCCGCCGCGAAGGACGCGGTGAACCCGTCGCGCAGCGGGATCGAGCTGCTCATCGCCGCGCGCCCTCTGTCGCACGGCGTGGAGGAGAGGCCGTCGCCGTTCACGCGCGCGCTCATCGGCGCGCTCGACGACGCGGACATCGAGCGCGGGCTGCTCGCGCGGATGCTCTACGAGCGCATCAAGGAAGGGATCGTCGGCGCGGTGCCGTGCTTCGCCCACGCGCGCGGCTGGACGCCGTTCGCGTTGATCCCCGTGCCCGTCGGATCGCCGATCTGGAAGGACGCGGGCGTGCTCGCGCTCGCCGACGCGCCCTCGACGCTCGACGCGGAGGCGCTCGGCCTGGGCGAGCGGCTCGAAGAGGTGACGCTCGAATCGGAGGCGGCCGAGGCGCTGCTCGGGGGCCTCGGCAAGCCGCTCACGCGTGTCGAGGCCGTCGATGCGCCGCCGCTCGGCGCCCACGCGTCGGAGATGTCGCCGCCGAGCGTGGATGTCGTGCTCGACGACGCCGCGTTCGGCGAGGGCGGGCCCGCCACGACGTTACGCTCGCGTATCATGCCGAGCTCGGCTTCGCCCGAGCCCACGACGCCCGAGCCCACGAGGCCCGAACCTCTGCCGGAGGTCTCGCCCGAGGCCGCGCCGATCGAGCTGCGGAGCGATCCACCCGCGGCCTACGCAGAGGCGACGTTGCCCGAGGATCGATCGTTCACGCGGCAAGAAGAGTCCGTGCCGCGGGTGATCATCCACGAGCCCGCGCCTCCGTCCGTCGCGCCGGCGACGACCCCGAGCCCGCAAGTCGAAGGTATCGTCTCCGCGCCCGCGCCGCGGATCAGCGTGGTGCCGGCCGAGCCCTCGGCGCCCTCCGCGTCGCCTCGCGCGTCCTCGCCGCCTCCCGAGCCCGTCGCGTCGCCCGAGACGCCGCCGGCGGTGGAGACATCGCCGGCCGTGCGCCACCGCGACGTGGGCGACGCGATGCTCGCCTCCAAGGATCACGAGGGCGCGCTCGGCGAGTACCGCAAGGCGCTCGGCCACCTCGCGCCCGGGGATACGGAGGAGCGCGCCGAGCTCTACGTTCGCCTCGCGACCGCGAAGTGGGGACAGGAGAAACGCAAGGAGGCGATCAGCAACCTCGACAAGGCGCTGACCCTGCGCCCCGAGTACCGCCCCGCGCTCGAAGCGCTGGTCGTGCTGAACGTGGCCGAGCGCGATTTCCGCGCCGTCCACGCCGCCGAGGAGCGCCTGCTCGCGACCCTCACGAGCGAGACCGAGCGCTTCGAGCACCTGATGGAGTTCGGCGAGCGCTGGGAGAGCATCGGCTCGGATCCCGGCCGCGCGCGGACCTCGTTCGAGCGCGCCCGCGACATCCGCCCCGAGGATCTCCTGGTGCTCGGCAAGCTCCGCCGCCTCTACGAGCACGCGAGCGAGATCGACAAGGCCATCGAGACCCGCCGCCGCATCGCCGAGCTCACGCCGGTCCCGCGTGATCGCGCCGCGACCTACCTCGAGCTCGCGACGTATTGCCAGGACATCGACCGCGAGGAGCTGGCGATCGAGATGCTCGAGCTCGCGATCGACAGCGACTCCAGCATGCTCGAGCCGCTCGACACGCTCGCGCGGATCCTCTCGGAGCGGCAGGAGTGGAGCCAGCTCGAGGCGATCTACCGGCGCGCGCTCTCGCGCCTCGACAGGCTCCCGCAGGGCGAAGCGCGGCGCCGCGCGGCCTGGGAGATCGGGCGGCGGCTCGGCCTGCTCTTCCGTGATCACCTCGAGGATCCGACCGTGGCGCTCGCCTACTTCGAGCGCTCCGTCGACGAGCGGCCCGAGGATCTCGGCGGCCACCTCGTCGTCGCGGATCTCGCCCGCACGCTCGGCCGCCACGAGCGCGCGCTCGTGCACCTGCGTGACGCGGCGAAGCTCGATCCGCAGCGCGCCCAGTCGTTCCACGATCTCTTCGACGTGGCGCAGAAGCTCCGCCAGCCGGACGCCGCGTACGCGGCCGCCGTCGTGACCACGCACCTCGGCGTGGCCGAGTCCCGCGAGCGGTTCCTCCACGACGAGCACAAGCCGAACGGCGTCCCGCGTTTCCTGAGCGCGATGCCCGCCGAGGGCTGGGACCTCTTGCGCGACGAGCGGAGGGACACGCTCACCGAGGGCGTGCTCGAGGCGATCGCGAGCGCGGCGATCGCAGCCCGGCTCGAGCAGCTCGCCAGCGAAGGGAGGTTGCCGGCGCTGGATCCATCCCAGAAGCAGGACCTTCAACGCAGCACGATCTCGATCGTGCGTTCGTTCGCGTGGGGCAGCCATTTCCTCGGCGTGATGCCGCCCGCCGTGTACGTGCGCGAGGACGCGGCCGTGAGCCTCGTGGCGATCCCCGCCGAGGAGGCGACCGTGCTCGCGGGTCAGCACGCGCTGCGTGGTCGTACGCTCGCGGAGCTCGCGTTCCTCGTGGGTCGGCACCTCACGTATCACGTGGGCCATCACCGCCTGCTGCTCTTCTACCCGTCGCTGGAGGAGCTCAGCGCGTGTTTCGTCAGCGCGATCGCGATCGCCCTGCCGGACGAGCCGATCCCGGCGAAGGTGCGCGACGTGGTGCTCGCGTACAAGCCGCTCTTCGAAGCGCACCTCGACGAGGAGCGACGCGCGGCGCTGGAGCAAGCCGTCTCGGCGTTCGCCGGGGCAAACGTTCGTCCGGACCTACCCCGCTGGGCCGCGGCCGTGGAGCGCTGCGCGACGCGCGCGGGTTACATGCTCTGCGGGAGCCTGGAGGTCGCCTCGACGCTGCTCCGCGCGGAGCCGCGAGGCACGCTCGACGCGGAGACGAAGATCGTCGATCTGATCGGGTTCACCGTCTCCGAGGCACACGGGACGTTGCGCGAGGCGATGGGAATCTCCGTGCAGCCTTGA